One genomic window of Blastopirellula retiformator includes the following:
- a CDS encoding glutamine synthetase family protein: protein MKGDSLPTLDDDVRFVRVVWTDNANIIRGKAIHRNGLAKYVTHGVGITAASQAMPAMYDAVIPETGLGPIGEIRLVPDFATLTTLPYAPGHARAMGDLLLDGEPWPLCPRSFLKRIAADAAQAGFEVKAGFENEFFLLQPTADGGFAPADETLFAATLAMDLARPVIDDIVDSLLAQKVPIELYYPESGPGQHELSAVCTTLTQAADWQVVFRETVHGCAARHGLKASFLPKVFAEKAGCGCHLHLSLWRDGENVFPDPGGPGGLSDIACSFVAGVLEHLPALAAVVAPSPNSYRRLQPHFWSGAYRCWGLDNREAAIRAPSSPSGDGSAHFELKTVDATANPYLAAGCVVAAGLDGIQRKLKLPPPVQVDPGSLSDVERASRNIETLPANLSEAIERLASDKVLVDALGPDLAKAFLAVRQAEWDAMKGYQLEDEVRLLLERY from the coding sequence ATGAAAGGTGATTCCCTACCGACCCTGGATGACGACGTTCGTTTCGTCCGCGTAGTCTGGACCGACAACGCCAACATCATTCGCGGCAAGGCGATCCACCGCAACGGTTTGGCCAAGTATGTCACGCATGGCGTCGGCATTACCGCCGCCTCGCAGGCGATGCCGGCGATGTACGACGCGGTGATTCCGGAAACTGGGCTCGGGCCGATTGGTGAGATTCGGCTGGTTCCCGATTTCGCGACGCTTACGACGTTGCCGTACGCGCCAGGGCATGCACGGGCGATGGGGGATTTGCTGCTGGATGGAGAGCCATGGCCGCTTTGCCCACGCAGCTTCTTAAAGCGAATTGCGGCGGACGCGGCGCAGGCAGGCTTTGAAGTCAAAGCAGGCTTCGAGAACGAGTTCTTCTTGCTGCAGCCGACAGCAGACGGCGGCTTCGCCCCAGCGGACGAGACTTTGTTTGCGGCGACGCTGGCGATGGATCTGGCCCGGCCGGTGATCGACGATATTGTCGACTCGTTGTTGGCGCAGAAGGTGCCGATCGAGTTGTACTACCCAGAGTCAGGGCCCGGCCAGCACGAGCTCTCGGCTGTCTGCACAACGCTGACTCAGGCAGCCGATTGGCAGGTTGTCTTTCGTGAGACGGTCCATGGCTGCGCGGCCAGGCATGGACTGAAGGCAAGCTTCCTGCCCAAGGTCTTCGCTGAAAAGGCGGGCTGCGGATGTCACCTGCATCTCAGCTTGTGGCGCGATGGCGAGAACGTCTTTCCTGATCCGGGCGGACCTGGCGGGTTGTCGGACATCGCCTGTTCGTTTGTCGCCGGCGTGCTGGAGCATTTGCCGGCGCTGGCGGCGGTGGTTGCGCCAAGCCCGAATTCGTATCGCCGACTCCAGCCTCACTTCTGGAGCGGCGCGTATCGCTGCTGGGGATTGGATAATCGTGAAGCCGCCATACGGGCGCCAAGCAGCCCCAGCGGCGATGGCTCGGCTCATTTTGAACTGAAGACGGTCGATGCGACCGCCAACCCGTATTTGGCGGCAGGTTGCGTTGTGGCGGCGGGGCTCGATGGAATCCAGCGAAAGTTGAAGTTGCCGCCGCCGGTGCAAGTCGACCCGGGCTCGCTCTCGGACGTGGAGCGAGCCAGTCGCAACATCGAGACGTTGCCAGCAAACCTAAGCGAAGCGATCGAGCGGCTCGCGAGCGACAAGGTATTGGTCGACGCCCTAGGGCCAGATCTGGCGAAGGCGTTCTTGGCGGTACGACAGGCCGAATGGGATGCGATGAAGGGCTATCAGCTAGAAGACGAAGTTCGTCTGCTGCTGGAGCGATACTAA
- a CDS encoding MBL fold metallo-hydrolase RNA specificity domain-containing protein, producing MQKSLFEIDARPRENFYFDRGLFLLPGHIGLDVRRRQQFGFISHAHMDHSARHQTVLCTPETAALVRHRIGETTYREMPLGQPFEFRGTRLTPLSAGHVLGSAMLLAETDEGSVLYTGDYRLGQSYTAGQADLPHSDILVMECTFGDPFYRLPPRSETIAQFVELVEKSLRRGATPMIHAYVLGKAQEVTKILTEHGIRVQQPQAVYDISQIYTECGCDLGHFELYDGRPKPGHAIVTAPRSQRGCDVRGVVHAERFAMTGWGWNPRLAARYRCDHVIPLSDHADYGELLETIEQVAPQRIYCTHGPKKFVDDLLRRGHQAYWLG from the coding sequence ATGCAAAAATCGCTGTTTGAAATCGACGCCAGACCCCGCGAGAACTTCTATTTCGATCGCGGGCTCTTTCTGCTGCCGGGGCATATCGGTCTCGATGTCCGCCGGCGGCAGCAGTTCGGCTTCATTTCGCACGCCCACATGGATCACTCGGCCCGGCACCAGACCGTCCTTTGCACGCCGGAGACTGCGGCCCTGGTCCGGCACCGGATTGGCGAAACGACCTACCGCGAAATGCCGCTGGGCCAACCGTTCGAGTTTCGCGGCACGCGGCTCACTCCGCTGTCAGCCGGGCACGTGCTTGGCTCGGCGATGCTGCTGGCCGAAACCGACGAAGGCTCGGTCCTCTATACCGGCGACTATCGGCTCGGCCAGTCGTACACCGCCGGCCAGGCTGATCTGCCGCACTCCGACATCCTGGTGATGGAGTGCACTTTCGGCGATCCCTTTTACCGCTTGCCCCCGCGTAGCGAAACGATCGCCCAGTTTGTCGAACTGGTCGAAAAGTCGCTCCGCCGCGGCGCGACGCCGATGATCCACGCCTACGTCCTGGGGAAGGCCCAGGAGGTGACCAAGATCTTGACCGAGCATGGGATCCGCGTCCAACAACCCCAGGCGGTCTACGACATCAGTCAAATCTATACTGAATGCGGTTGCGATCTGGGCCACTTTGAACTGTACGACGGCCGGCCGAAACCGGGGCATGCGATCGTGACGGCGCCCCGATCGCAGCGGGGCTGCGATGTGCGAGGAGTCGTCCACGCCGAACGGTTCGCCATGACCGGCTGGGGCTGGAATCCGCGCTTGGCGGCGCGCTATCGGTGCGACCATGTGATTCCCCTATCTGATCACGCTGACTATGGCGAACTGCTTGAAACGATTGAGCAAGTCGCGCCGCAGCGAATCTACTGCACGCACGGCCCCAAAAAGTTTGTCGACGATCTGCTTCGCCGCGGCCACCAGGCCTATTGGCTTGGTTAG
- a CDS encoding DUF1501 domain-containing protein — translation MSCNNFDYHYSRRDFLLQAGGGFGAMAYAALSGQPLAAATTDNPVAQKIPNQFGRAKNVIWLFMEGGPSHLDLFDYKPAVNKLAGQTLPESFPRPVTAMGEANSPILECKRKWKQCGESGLWISDWLPHHHAIADELCVIRSCVSDGINHAGGVCQMNTGAVFGGRPSLGSWVSYGLGTPTESLPTFVVMKDSSAMVVNGARAWGSGFMPSGHQGVLFETGSEPVRNLNNPAGVTMTEQQGKLDYINQLNRRHYAGRESNSELEARIQSYELAARMQADAPDAVDVDGETEEIKKMYGLDQKETEIYGRQCLLARRLVERGVRFVQLYSGAGSKWDSHSNIESNHSRLCRGVDKPIAGLIADLRQRGMLEDTLVIWGGEFGRTPMSEKGTGRDHNPTGFTMWMAGGGVKAGQTIGATDDLGLYAVEDKLHVHDIHATVMGLLGMDHTKTIYMHKGRPERVDLNEGHFHRDILA, via the coding sequence ATGAGTTGCAATAACTTCGACTATCACTACTCACGACGCGATTTCCTGTTGCAAGCCGGCGGCGGTTTCGGCGCCATGGCGTACGCCGCGCTCAGCGGTCAACCGCTGGCCGCCGCCACGACCGACAATCCGGTCGCGCAGAAGATCCCCAACCAGTTCGGTCGGGCGAAGAACGTCATCTGGCTCTTTATGGAAGGGGGTCCCAGTCACCTGGACCTGTTCGACTACAAGCCGGCGGTCAACAAGCTGGCGGGACAAACCTTGCCCGAGAGCTTCCCTCGCCCGGTGACCGCCATGGGAGAGGCGAATTCGCCGATCCTGGAGTGCAAACGGAAATGGAAACAATGTGGCGAAAGCGGACTTTGGATTTCCGACTGGCTGCCGCATCACCACGCGATCGCCGACGAACTGTGCGTGATCCGCTCGTGCGTCTCCGACGGCATCAACCATGCCGGCGGCGTCTGCCAGATGAACACCGGCGCCGTCTTTGGCGGCCGTCCTTCGCTTGGTTCGTGGGTTTCGTATGGTCTGGGAACGCCGACCGAGAGCTTGCCGACGTTTGTCGTGATGAAGGACAGCTCGGCAATGGTCGTCAACGGCGCCCGGGCCTGGGGCTCCGGCTTTATGCCTTCAGGACACCAAGGCGTGCTGTTTGAAACCGGATCGGAACCGGTTCGTAACCTGAACAACCCGGCCGGCGTCACGATGACCGAGCAACAAGGGAAGCTCGACTACATCAATCAACTGAACCGCCGCCATTATGCCGGCCGCGAGTCGAACAGCGAACTGGAAGCCCGGATCCAAAGCTACGAACTGGCCGCCCGAATGCAGGCCGACGCACCCGACGCCGTCGACGTTGACGGCGAGACCGAAGAGATCAAGAAGATGTATGGTCTCGATCAAAAGGAGACCGAAATTTACGGTCGCCAATGCCTGCTGGCCCGCCGCCTAGTCGAACGGGGCGTTCGCTTTGTGCAACTCTACTCGGGCGCCGGCAGCAAGTGGGACAGCCATAGCAACATCGAGTCGAACCACTCGCGACTTTGCCGCGGCGTCGACAAACCGATCGCCGGTCTGATCGCCGACTTGCGGCAACGCGGCATGCTGGAAGATACGCTAGTCATCTGGGGTGGCGAATTCGGCCGCACCCCGATGAGCGAAAAAGGTACCGGCCGCGATCACAACCCGACCGGCTTCACCATGTGGATGGCAGGCGGCGGCGTCAAAGCGGGCCAGACGATCGGCGCGACCGACGACCTGGGCCTCTACGCGGTCGAGGACAAGCTGCACGTCCATGACATCCACGCCACGGTGATGGGCCTGCTCGGCATGGATCACACCAAGACGATCTACATGCACAAAGGCCGCCCCGAACGGGTCGACCTGAACGAAGGCCATTTCCATCGCGACATCCTGGCTTAA
- a CDS encoding IS3 family transposase, translating to MANAVRRHEERRGEAAEIARRREQPAETDHRRSSARHLDAEGDRQGKLTTPQSRREAVKQLQENYSVSERRACRVLDLPRSSQRFEGKPRDEDARLTKRILELVRERPRWGYRQICQLLRREGETLNMKKMHRLWKAAGLKVPQKRRKKRATGVSTNACHVQPASFMHDVWTWDFIQSSTIDGRTIRFLNIVDEYTRQCLTIKVGRSITSEDAIDTLAELFSMHGVPKRIRCDNGPEFISCAIKTWLVLIGVEVLYIEPGSPWQNGFCESFNSRLRDEYLHQTDLRNEEDARIKARAWREDFNERRPHSSLGYLTPSEFARRCAASTPVAALLPLQRHSDPTQSLPVSQTDLS from the coding sequence TTGGCGAACGCAGTACGGCGGCATGAAGAGCGAAGAGGCGAAGCGGCTGAAATCGCTCGAAGAAGAGAACAACCGGCTGAAACGGATCATCGCCGATCAAGCGCTCGACATCTCGATGCTGAAGGAGATCGCCAAGGGAAACTGACCACCCCTCAGTCGCGCCGCGAGGCGGTCAAGCAGCTTCAGGAGAACTATTCGGTCTCCGAGCGGCGGGCCTGTCGCGTGCTCGATCTGCCTCGATCGAGCCAGCGATTTGAGGGGAAGCCGAGGGACGAAGACGCCCGCCTGACCAAGCGAATTTTGGAGCTGGTGCGCGAGCGTCCGCGTTGGGGCTATCGCCAGATCTGTCAGCTGTTGCGACGCGAGGGGGAAACCTTGAACATGAAAAAGATGCACCGACTCTGGAAAGCGGCCGGGCTGAAAGTTCCGCAAAAACGCCGGAAAAAGCGGGCGACCGGCGTTTCAACGAACGCTTGCCACGTGCAGCCGGCCAGCTTCATGCATGACGTTTGGACGTGGGATTTCATTCAGTCGTCGACGATCGACGGGCGAACGATCCGCTTTTTGAACATCGTCGACGAGTACACGCGGCAGTGCCTGACGATCAAAGTGGGCCGCAGCATCACAAGCGAAGATGCGATCGATACGCTGGCCGAACTCTTCTCGATGCATGGCGTGCCGAAGCGAATTCGCTGCGACAACGGCCCAGAGTTCATCTCGTGCGCGATCAAGACGTGGCTGGTGCTGATCGGCGTCGAGGTGCTGTACATCGAGCCAGGCTCGCCGTGGCAAAACGGCTTTTGCGAAAGCTTCAATAGTCGCCTACGTGATGAGTACCTGCACCAGACCGACCTGCGGAACGAGGAGGACGCGAGGATCAAAGCTCGGGCCTGGCGAGAAGACTTCAACGAGCGACGCCCGCACAGCAGCTTGGGCTACCTGACCCCGTCCGAGTTCGCGCGTCGCTGTGCCGCTTCCACTCCAGTCGCTGCGCTCCTTCCGCTGCAGCGGCACAGCGACCCCACCCAATCGTTACCTGTTTCCCAAACCGATCTTTCATAA
- a CDS encoding helix-turn-helix domain-containing protein: MFDATPDDPFPQERKTGGGGRLRRSVGEKIIQLADEGIKRNDIAKKLKISVATVYRYLAKERNK, translated from the coding sequence ATGTTCGATGCCACGCCAGATGATCCGTTTCCGCAGGAGCGAAAGACAGGTGGCGGCGGAAGACTTCGTCGCTCCGTTGGTGAGAAGATCATCCAGCTTGCGGACGAAGGGATTAAGCGAAACGACATTGCAAAGAAGCTCAAAATCTCGGTTGCGACCGTCTACCGCTACCTCGCCAAAGAGCGGAACAAATGA
- a CDS encoding IS3 family transposase (programmed frameshift), translating into MARKRRRFDAAFKAKVALEAVRGLKTINEIALQFKVHPNQVTLWKKQLLNGAEQAFEGGSAKPAKSDEPDPAELYEQIGRLKVELEWLKKKVAEKTRDEALRWIDHGHPKLSVRRQCQLLGVQRSQLYYEPVPETAENLDLMQRIDKQYLQTPFWGSRNMTTFLHQQGFAVNRKRTQRLMRIMGLKGLAPGPSTSRPAPHHPIYPYLLRDVVINRPNQVWSSDVTYIPMRHGYLYLVAVMDWFSRYVLSWRLSNSMDVEFCVAALDEALDQGTPEIFNTDQGAQFTSRQYTDRLKSSAIEISMDGRGRALDNVFIERLWRSVKYEDIYLKHYESGADCQKGLTRYFKFYSHERPHQSLGNRTPWAVHTSQRRGAKVPT; encoded by the exons ATGGCGCGAAAGCGGCGGCGGTTTGATGCGGCGTTTAAGGCCAAGGTGGCTCTCGAAGCGGTTCGCGGGCTGAAGACGATCAACGAGATAGCTTTGCAATTTAAGGTCCACCCGAACCAGGTCACGCTCTGGAAGAAGCAGCTGCTGAATGGGGCCGAGCAGGCCTTTGAAGGGGGCAGCGCGAAGCCTGCCAAGAGCGATGAGCCCGATCCGGCCGAGTTGTATGAGCAGATCGGACGACTGAAGGTCGAGCTGGAGTGGCTCAAAAAAAAAGTTGCCGAGAA AACTCGTGACGAGGCGCTGCGATGGATCGACCATGGTCACCCGAAACTCAGCGTTCGCAGGCAGTGTCAACTGCTGGGCGTTCAACGCTCGCAGTTGTACTACGAACCGGTTCCCGAGACGGCGGAAAACCTCGACTTGATGCAAAGGATCGACAAGCAGTACCTCCAGACGCCTTTCTGGGGCAGCCGCAACATGACCACCTTTTTGCATCAGCAAGGCTTCGCCGTCAATCGGAAGCGAACCCAGCGTTTGATGCGAATTATGGGGCTCAAAGGGCTCGCGCCGGGACCTTCCACAAGTCGACCAGCGCCGCATCATCCAATTTATCCGTACCTGCTGAGAGACGTGGTGATCAACCGCCCGAATCAGGTTTGGTCGAGCGACGTCACGTACATTCCGATGCGGCATGGATATCTGTATCTGGTCGCGGTGATGGATTGGTTCAGCCGTTACGTTTTGTCGTGGCGATTGTCGAACAGCATGGACGTCGAGTTCTGCGTAGCCGCCTTGGACGAGGCGTTGGATCAAGGAACGCCGGAGATTTTCAACACGGATCAAGGAGCTCAATTCACCAGTCGCCAGTATACGGATCGATTGAAGTCCAGCGCGATCGAGATCAGCATGGACGGTCGCGGCCGGGCGTTGGACAACGTTTTCATCGAAAGGTTATGGAGAAGCGTGAAATACGAAGACATCTACCTCAAGCATTACGAGTCAGGCGCCGATTGTCAGAAAGGACTGACTCGGTATTTCAAATTCTATAGCCACGAACGTCCTCATCAGTCGCTGGGCAATCGAACCCCATGGGCGGTCCACACCAGCCAGCGACGGGGAGCCAAGGTACCCACCTAA
- a CDS encoding tyrosine-type recombinase/integrase, giving the protein MEETEVLRMIALENNPRNKAILLTFYAGGFRVSEVAALKWKHLQSRDEAGQITVFAKGGKTNSVLMPAAVWVQLVVLRGDDSGESPVFRSRKKGHLSECQIWRIVRKAAERAGIEKAVSCHWLRHAHASHSLEVDPSFRTTG; this is encoded by the coding sequence TTGGAAGAGACCGAAGTCCTGCGAATGATCGCCCTGGAAAACAACCCACGCAACAAAGCCATCCTTCTCACCTTCTATGCTGGTGGCTTTCGGGTGAGTGAAGTAGCGGCTTTGAAATGGAAGCACCTGCAAAGCCGTGATGAAGCTGGTCAAATCACAGTCTTTGCCAAGGGCGGGAAGACCAATTCGGTTTTGATGCCTGCGGCGGTCTGGGTTCAACTTGTGGTGTTGCGTGGTGATGACTCAGGCGAATCACCCGTTTTCCGTAGCCGGAAGAAAGGTCACCTATCCGAGTGCCAGATTTGGCGGATCGTGCGTAAAGCTGCGGAGCGTGCTGGGATTGAAAAAGCCGTATCGTGCCACTGGCTACGACATGCCCATGCTTCACACTCGCTTGAAGTGGACCCCAGTTTTCGGACCACGGGTTAA
- a CDS encoding methyltransferase family protein: MHPRTVVAGYLFLQSAATAAWWLLLCLVPASAAWFQPAVWPRETLLGFWLGDLLLLVVGSLVAAIFVLREATHARLAVWGLAAAAWYPALTCVGVSLMTGEAWIAAGLMVGLAGMTLSMATIYGTPEQTPALFRATPLASRSALLWMTLQTVIFWAALLAIVPAAIVELEHRLGLTAFQLPGQSIFGPILFMLGASIGLSSSVLMATIGKGTPLPTAAAPVLVITGPYRYVRNPMAIAGISQAIAVGMFLGSFGVIAYALAGAVIWHLTVRPVEEADLKQRFGAAYERYQRNVGLWIPRRSGLGLRDPLRCSIAAQRQAEA, from the coding sequence ATGCACCCGCGAACTGTTGTCGCCGGCTACTTGTTTTTGCAATCGGCGGCGACGGCTGCGTGGTGGTTGCTGTTGTGCCTGGTTCCGGCGTCGGCCGCCTGGTTTCAACCGGCTGTCTGGCCGCGCGAGACGCTGCTCGGGTTCTGGCTCGGCGATCTTCTGCTGCTGGTCGTCGGCTCGCTGGTGGCGGCGATTTTTGTGCTGCGGGAAGCGACTCATGCCCGGCTGGCGGTCTGGGGATTGGCGGCGGCGGCCTGGTATCCGGCGCTGACCTGCGTGGGAGTGAGCCTGATGACCGGCGAAGCCTGGATCGCGGCAGGGCTGATGGTTGGGCTGGCCGGCATGACGCTGTCGATGGCGACGATTTACGGCACGCCAGAACAAACGCCGGCGCTCTTTCGCGCGACCCCGCTCGCCAGTCGATCGGCTCTGCTCTGGATGACGCTGCAGACGGTCATCTTCTGGGCGGCGCTGCTGGCCATTGTTCCGGCGGCGATTGTCGAACTGGAGCACCGCCTGGGCCTTACGGCGTTTCAGTTGCCTGGCCAATCGATCTTTGGCCCCATCTTGTTTATGCTGGGAGCTTCGATCGGTCTCTCGAGTTCCGTCCTGATGGCGACGATCGGCAAAGGGACGCCGCTGCCAACGGCGGCCGCTCCAGTGTTGGTCATCACCGGTCCCTATCGCTATGTTCGTAACCCGATGGCGATCGCCGGGATCTCGCAGGCGATTGCGGTGGGCATGTTCCTGGGCAGCTTTGGGGTGATCGCCTATGCCTTGGCCGGCGCCGTGATCTGGCACCTGACGGTTCGCCCGGTCGAAGAAGCCGATCTAAAGCAACGCTTTGGCGCAGCGTATGAGCGTTATCAGCGCAACGTCGGCCTTTGGATTCCGCGTAGGTCAGGCCTTGGCCTGAGGGATCCGCTGCGATGCTCGATAGCAGCGCAGCGTCAGGCCGAGGCCTGA
- a CDS encoding DUF1294 domain-containing protein — translation MFTAILYYLLLVAITSIVAFAMYWLDKRLAQSDGRRISEKNLILIAILGGWPGAWAAQQFFRHKTQKTSFQINFWLAVAVHVGMLGFFAYLWWWR, via the coding sequence ATGTTCACGGCCATCCTCTACTATCTACTGCTTGTCGCCATCACCAGCATCGTCGCCTTTGCGATGTATTGGCTCGACAAACGACTTGCTCAGAGCGACGGCCGGCGGATTTCGGAGAAGAACCTGATCTTGATCGCCATCCTGGGCGGCTGGCCGGGGGCTTGGGCGGCGCAGCAGTTTTTTCGGCACAAGACGCAGAAGACGAGCTTTCAAATCAATTTTTGGTTGGCCGTTGCGGTTCATGTTGGGATGTTGGGATTTTTCGCCTATTTGTGGTGGTGGCGGTGA